The Apis mellifera strain DH4 linkage group LG8, Amel_HAv3.1, whole genome shotgun sequence genome contains a region encoding:
- the LOC551603 gene encoding ras-related protein Rab-11A, with amino-acid sequence MGTRDDEYDYLFKVVLIGDSGVGKSNLLSRFTRNEFNLESKSTIGVEFATRSIQVDGKTIKAQIWDTAGQERYRAITSAYYRGAVGALLVYDIAKHLTYENVERWLRELRDHADQNIVIMLVGNKSDLRHLRAVPTDEAKAFAEKNGLSFIETSALDSTNVETAFQNILTEIYRIVSQKQIRDPPEGDTIRPQNVEPIDVKPTMNSEGMRKQCCQ; translated from the exons ATGGGCACTCGGGATGATGaatacgattatttatttaaag TTGTTCTTATTGGTGATTCTGGTGTAGGAAAAAGTAATCTTTTATCGAGATTTacaagaaatgaatttaatttagaatcaaAATCAACCATAGGAGTTGAATTTGCTACACGCAGTATACAAGTAGATGGAAAAACTATAAAAGCTCAAATTTGGGACACAGCAGGACAAGAACGTTATCGTGCTATTACATCTGc GTACTATCGTGGTGCAGTTGGAGCTCTATTGGTATATGATATAGCAAAGCATTTGACATATGAAAATGTTGAAAGATGGTTACGAGAATTACGGGATCATGCTGATCAAAACATTGTCATTATGTTGGTGGGAAACAAGTCTGATTTAAGGCATCTACGTGCAGTTCCAACTGATGAGGCAAAAGCATTTGCAGAGAAAAATGGTCTCTCTTTCATTGAAACTTCTGCTTTAGATTCTACGAATGTTGAAACagcatttcaaaatatattaacag AAATCTACAGAATCGTATCGCAGAAACAGATACGTGATCCACCTGAAGGTGATACAATCCGGCCACAGAATGTAGAACCCATTGACGTGAAACCGACAATGAATTCAGAAGGAATGCGTAAGCAGTGCTGCCAGTGA
- the LOC410085 gene encoding AN1-type zinc finger protein 5 gives MERESNPMQALCRSGCGFYGSPATDGLCSLCYKENLKKKQQPPVSAATVPTSQTVSGNAGTLQGGFGSPAATGNTAQPTIPTIPQSTTDLPNPKEINREDQENEVGVSSGAVAEGSVSSGDADDCFDGKETDKESKKKKNRCAVCRKKVGLTGFECRCGGLFCSVHRYSDKHDCKFDYREMGAQEIRRNNPVVVGEKVQKI, from the exons atggagCGAGAATCTAACCCTATGCAAGCTCTATGTCGCAGCGGTTGTGGATTTTATGGCTCTCCAGCCACAGATGGCCTTTGTTCTCTTtgttataaagaaaatctaaaaaagaagCAGCAACCTCCTGTATCAGCTGCCACTGTACCAACATCACAGACCGTCTCTGGTAACGCTGGTACGTTGCAGGGCGGTTTCGGTAGTCCTGCAGCTACAGGAAATACAGCCCAACCTACCATTCCTACCATACCTCAATCAACAACAGATCTACCCAATCCCAAAGAA ataaataggGAGGATCAAGAAAATGAAGTAGGTGTAAGCAGTGGAGCGGTAGCAGAAGGATCTGTGAGTAGTGGGGATGCAGATGATTGCTTTGATGGCAAAGAGACTGACAAAGAatctaagaagaagaaaaatcgttgcGCCGTGTGTCGCAAAAAAGTTGGTTTGACGG GATTTGAATGTCGTTGTGGAGGACTGTTCTGCTCTGTGCATCGATACAGTGACAAGCACGATTGCAAATTTGATTATAGAGAAATGGGCGCTCAAGAGATTCGGCGCAACAATCCAGTTGTTGTTGGTGAAAAAGTGCAAAAAATTTGA
- the LOC724519 gene encoding vacuolar protein sorting-associated protein 72 homolog isoform X1 produces MALNRERRTNAGNKMAKLLNEEEEDDFYKTTYGGFDEVEQDHDYMEEDEAEDEVDSDFSIDENDEPISDTEQEGPKKKRRLVTKAYKEPKVQSQLPSKEKKVRQPRQRIFNESTERKSIRRSTAAKSAATQKRLSERNEHQKRRTRVIRHDTWKPTQEELLKEALQTEQINMKSLEKYQKLENEKKNTRTIRKAQTGPMIRYQSLAMPIMILSEVNYNKEEDKMNIEKDEKNTNFENKRPDETIENSITVKPENGTKDITKKESSQSSNKSKYYYEQTKGYYERTFITFENEQLFSEAFKKSSIQKSPIKPLCAITRFPAKYLDPMTHLPYKNVQTFRLLREAYYQQLEARTDVNDTSQSPDLLRWLEWRQKNHGGLAQRNTVRLEPASASMLT; encoded by the exons atggCTTTGAATAGAGAACGGCGTACAAATGCAGGAAATAAAATGGCAAAGTTattaaatgaagaagaagaagatgatttTTACAAAACAACTTATGGAGGTTTTGATGAAGTGGAACAAGATCATGACTATat ggAGGAAGATGAAGCAGAAGATGAAGTAGATTCAGACTTTAGTATAGATGAAAATGATGAACCCATTTCTGATACCGAACAAGAGggaccaaaaaaaaaacgtagatTAGTTACAAAAGCTTACAAGGAACCTAAAGTTCAATCTCAATTACCatctaaagagaaaaaagttaGGCAACCAAGGCAAAGAATCTTTAATGAAAGTACAG aaagaaaatctatCCGTCGTTCTACTGCTGCTAAATCAGCTGCAACACAAAAAAGATTAAGTGAAAGAAATGAGCATCAAAAAAGGAGAACAAGAGTTATAAGACATGATACATGGAAACCTACTcaagaagaattattgaaagaagCATTACAAACTGAACAGattaatatgaaatcattAG aaaaatatcagaaattagaaaatgaaaagaaaaatactagAACTATAAGAAAAGCCCAAACAGGACCTATGATTAGATATCAATCATTAGCAATGCCTATTATGATACTTTCTGAGgtaaattacaataaagaggaagataaaatgaatatagaaaaagacgaaaaaaatacaaattttgaaaataaacgtCCAGATGAAACAATAGAAAA tAGTATAACTGTAAAACCAGAAAATGGCACAAAAGATATtactaaaaaagaatcttctcAAAGTTCTAACaaaagcaaatattattatgaacaaACAAAAGGATATTATGAAAGAACTTTCAttacatttgaaaatgaacaattattttcagaagcattcaaaaaatcttcaataCAGAAATCACCAATAAAACCCTTATGTGCAATTACAAG gtttCCAGCAAAATATTTAGATCCTATGACTCATCTACCATATAAAAATGTGCAAACATTTCGACTATTGCGTGAAGCATATTATCAACAATTGGAAGCTCGAACAGATGTTAATGATACATCACAAAGCCCAGATTTATTACGATGGCTTGAATGGAGACAAAAGAATCATGGTGGTTTAGCTCAAAGGAATACAGTACGTCTTGAACCAGCATCCGCAAGTATGCtcacgtaa
- the LOC411881 gene encoding peregrin: MNTPQSNKKKGRSRIGVNNDSISPANTEALSTQETSKFVLVNPIGEDANKIFKIGITDSIPIISLERNSFDEKNIQKGYIASDKDKEEKNILNTLPVAMVKEIDEYEQQLGEAEALPNSYIRFMERSGEELDGEVEYDLDEEDTAWLSIVNERRLASGLNPPLEPDTFELLMDRLEKESYFQQQSNGGGGIAADEDAVCCICMDGECQNSNAILFCDMCNLAVHQDCYGVPYIPEGQWLCRRCLQSPSRAVDCVLCPNRGGAFKQTDRPATWAHVVCALWIPEVRFANTVFLEPIDSIESIPAARWRLTCCVCKRRGSGACIQCHKSNCYAAFHVTCAQQAGLCMRMRTVQPTNGEPMLVQKTAYCEAHTPSDYQPSTNPADARRRAIANKKSSSAPVISIPTIPPERIKEIASLAEGLPKRSQLIQRLIAYWTLKRQYRNGVPLLRRLQSSHPQSRPPPLGENSSPPPDSELRGELYRQLKYWQCLRQDLERARLLCELVRKREKLKKELFKVKEKCLWFELRPLESILRSLLEAIKMKDINDVFGQPVNTKEVPDYLEIVSHPMDLSTMQTKIERQEYDTIGAFEADFNLMVNNCLAYNRKDTMFYRAGIKMKEQGGILIEQARKDYPELDPGENEQTVSKSRKRDRNNRSRGEIELQSGEKEIGGGGVNRRTAVLFTRKARARASRSNQMFTLEDDKKKQSDSFKIYRSGTMDSDVGEGESQSSSCSSCSTSRSTTPDLEEEKQRQQEANEAKKELESKEIIANNGLEALQLVWAKCRGYPWYPALIIDPNTPRGTVHKGVPIPAPPDDVLALAVNYKEPVFLVLFFDTKRTWQWLPGEKLEKLGVSQELDEAKLIESRKPADRKAVKKAYQEALHYRKQTHNTSLNTASTS; the protein is encoded by the exons ATGAACACACCAcagtcaaataaaaaaaaaggcagAAGTAGAATTGGTGTTAATAATGATAGCATCAGTCCTGCGAACACTGAAGCATTAAGTACACAAGAAAcatcaaaatttgttttg gtAAATCCTATTGGTGAAGAtgcaaataagatatttaaaattggaatcaCAGATTCAATACCTATTATTTCTTTGGAAAGAAATagttttgatgaaaaaaatattcaaaaaggaTATATTGCAtcagataaagataaagaagagaaaaacatTCTTAATACTTTACCTGTAGCTATGGTAAAAGAAATAGATGAATATGAACAACAATTAGGCGAAGCTGAAGCACTTCcaaattcatatattagatttatggAACGTAGTGGTGAAGAACTTGatg gaGAAGTAGAATATGATTTAGATGAAGAAGATACTGCATGGTTATCAATAGTAAATGAAAGAAGATTAGCTTCAGGGCTTAATCCACCTTTAGAACCTGatacatttgaattattaatggacagattagaaaaagaatcttaTTTTCAACAACAAAGTAATGGTGGTGGAGGAATAGCAGCTGATGAAGATGCAGTTTGCTGTATTTGCATGGATGGAGAGTGTCAGAACAGTAATGCTATACTATTTTGTGATATGTGCAATCTTGCTGTTCATCAGGATTGTTATGGTGTACCATATATTCCTGAGGGACAGTGGTTATGCAGGAGATGTTTGCAAAGTCCATCACGAGCTGTTGATTGTGTTTTATGCCCTAATAGAGGTGGTGCTTTTAAACAAACTGATCGCCCAGCTACATGGGCTCATGTTGTGTGTGCTTTGTGGATACCAGAAGTCAGATTCGCCAATACTGTATTTCTGGAGCCTATTGATAGTATAGAAAGCATACCTGCTGCACGTTGGAGACTTACATGCTGTGTATGTAAACGTAGAGGATCAGGTGCTTGTATTCAATGTCACAAGAGTAACTGTTATGCTGCATTTCATGTAACATGTGCACAACAAGCTGGTTTATGTATGCGTATGAGGACAGTGCAACCTACAAATGGAGAACCAATGTTAGTTCAAAAAACAGCTTATTGTGAAGCTCATACACCATCAGATTATCAACCTTCCACCAATCCTGCTGATGCAAGACGAAGAgcaattgcaaataaaaaaagctcTTCTGCTCCTGTTATTTCTATTCCAACCATACCACCGGAACGTATTAAGGAAATTGCTag CTTAGCTGAAGGGTTGCCTAAACGAAGTCAACTGATACAGCGTCTTATAGCATATTGGACTTTGAAACGGCAATACAGAAATGGTGTACCACTTCTCAGAAGACTTCAGAGTTCACACCCACAATCTCGACCACCACCACTTGGAGAAAATTCTTCACCACCACCAGACAGTGAATTACGTGGAGAATTATAtcgtcaattaaaatattggcaATGTTTACGTCAAGATCTCGAGCGGGCTCGATTACTTTGTGAATTAGTACGCAAACGAGAgaagttgaaaaaagaattatttaaagt aaaagaaaaatgtttatggTTCGAATTACGTCCACTAGAAAGTATTTTACGTTCATTGTTAGAAgcaattaaaatgaaagatataaatgaTGTATTTGGACAACCTGTGAATACTAAAGAAGTTCcagattatttagaaattgtatCTCATCCCATGGATTTATCTACTATGCAg acaaaaatagaaagaCAAGAATATGATACTATTGGAGCTTTTGAAGcagatttcaatttaatgGTGAATAATTGTTTAGCTTATAATCGCAAAGACACTATGTTCTATCGAGctggaataaaaatgaaggaaCAAGGTGGTATTCTTATAGAACAAGCTCGTAAAGATTACCCTGAATTAGATCCTGGTGAAAATGAGCAAACAGTTTCCAAATCTAGAAAAAGGGATCGTAATAATAGAAGCCGCGgagaaattgaattacaatctggagaaaaagaaataggaggaggaggtgtgAACAGAAGAACAGCAGTTCTTTTTACTCGCAAGGCAAGAGCAAGAGCCAGTAGAAGTAATCAAATGTTCACTTTGGAagatgacaaaaaaaaacaaagtgaCAGTTTTAAGATTTACag aaGTGGAACAATGGATAGTGATGTGGGAGAAGGTGAAAGTCAATCATCGAGTTGTAGCAGTTGTTCAACAAGTAGGTCCACTACTCCtgatttagaagaagaaaagcagAGACAACAAGAAGCAAATGAAGCAAAAAAAGAACTGGAAAGCAAGGAAATAATCGCTAATAATGGTCTAGAAGCTCTCCAGCTTGTATGGGCTAAATGCCGTGGTTATCCCTGGTATCCAGCTCTTATAATAGATCCTAATACTCCTAGAGGCACTGTGCATAAAGGTGTACCAATACCAGCACCACCAGATGATGTATTGGCACTTGctgttaattataaagaacCGGTATTTCtcgttcttttcttcgatACCAAAAGAACAtg gcAATGGCTACCtggagaaaaattagaaaaacttgGAGTTTCCCAAGAATTAGATGAAGCAAAATTAATTGAGTCTCGAAAACCCGCGGATAGAAAAGCTGTTAAAAAAGCGTATCAAGAGGCACTCCATTATCGCAAACAAACTCATAATACATCATTGAATACCGCGTCAACCAGTTAA
- the LOC724533 gene encoding small nuclear ribonucleoprotein Sm D3: MSIGVPIKVLHEAEGHTITCETNTGEVYRGKLIEAEDNMNCQMQNITVTYRDGHEVQLENVYIRGSKIRFLILPDMLKNAPMFKRPGGKGSGTAGRGKSAILRAQARGRGRGQNQRGRGTGSAPWLNQQNQPGGSQAGRGRG, translated from the exons ATGTCGATCGGAGTACCGATAAAAGTACTCCATGAAGCGGAAGGTCATACCATAACCTGTGAAACAAATACTGGCGAAGTATATCGCGGCAAATTGATAGAAGCTGAAGACAATATGAATTGtcaaatgcaaaatattacTGTAACTTATAGGGATGGTCATGAGGTGCAATTAGAAAACGTTTATATTAGAGGTTCGAAGATTAGATTTCTCATATTACCAGATATGTTGAAGAACGCGCCAATGTTTAAACGACCAGGAGGAAAAGGTTCAGGAACCGCAGGCAGAGGAAAATCTGCTATTTTACGTGCCCAag ctCGTGGAAGAGGTAGAGGTCAAAATCAAAGAGGTAGAGGAACAGGTTCTGCACCTTGGCTTAATCAGCAAAATCAACCTGGAGGATCTCAAGCAGGAAGAGGACGAggttaa
- the LOC409250 gene encoding beta-ureidopropionase, which produces MNNLMFDQTLEDILEKNLPEKELAEVKRLLYGRELQSLNLPQWNGSQDLDVQGYIMGGSVTEQLRPPRLVRVGLIQHSIVLPTTEPLQKQRNALHQKIQKYVDYAATCGVNILCLQEAWAMPFVFCTREKYPWCELAEDAENGPTIILMCELAQRHGMVIVCPILERDNMNSETLWNTSVVIGNDGNVLGKSRKNHIPRVGDFNESTYYMEGNTGHSVFDTCFGRIAINICYGRHHPQNWMMYGLNGAEIVFNPSATTSHTSEPLWSIEARCAAIANSYYTCAINRVGTEIFPNEFTSGDGAPAHHDFGHFYGSSYITAPDGARTPGLSRCKDGLLVCELDLNLCRQMKDLWCLRMTQRLDLYAKELNEYVEKNIKPLEKLIQ; this is translated from the exons atgaataacttAATGTTTGATCAAACACTTGaagatattttggaaaaaaatcttccaGAAAAGGAGCTAGCTGAAGTAAAACGCCTTTTATATGGCCGCGAATTACA atcttTAAATCTTCCGCAATGGAATGGAAGTCAAGATCTCGATGTTCAAGGATATATTATGGGTGGTAGCGTCACAGAGCAATTACGTCCTCCGCGTCTTGTTCGTGTCGGCTTAATTCAACATTCTATAGTTTTACCAACTACAGAACCTTTGCAGAAACAAAGAAATGCTTTgcatcaaaaaattcaaaaatatgtcGATTACGCCGCAACTTGTGGTGTTAATATACTCTGTCTTCAAGAAGCTTGGG CTATGCCATTTGTTTTCTGTACCAGAGAGAAATACCCCTGGTGTGAATTAGCTGAAGATGCTGAAAATGGACCAACCATAATACTCATGTGTGAGCTTGCTCAACGACATGGAATGGTTATTGTATGCCCAATTCTTGAGAGAGATAATATGAATAGTGAAACTTTATGGAATACTTCTGTTGTGATTGGTAATGATGGAAATGTGCTTGGAAAGAGtagaaaaaatcatattcCTCGCGTAGGAGATTTTAATGAATCTACTTACTACATGGAAGGAAATACAGGTCATTCTGTCTTTGATACATGTTTTGGACGTATagcaattaatatttgttatggTCGACATCATCCCCAAAATTGGATGATGTATGGATTGAATGGTGCTGAG ATTGTCTTTAATCCATCAGCGACTACTAGCCATACATCTGAGCCACTGTGGTCCATTGAAGCAAGATGTGCAGCAATAGCAAATAGCTACTATACCTGTGCTATTAATCGTGTTGGAACTGAAATATTTCCTAATGAATTCACATCTGGTGATGGAGCTCCTGCTCATCATGATTTTGGACACTTTTATGGATCTAGTTACATCACTGCTCCTGATGGAGCTAGAACTCCTGGTTTAAGTCGATGTAAAGATGGTCTTCTTGTTTGTGaattagatttgaatttgTGTCGTCAAATGAAAGATTTGTGGTGTCTGAGA aTGACTCAGAGACTGGATTTATATGctaaagaattaaatgaatatgtggagaaaaatatcaaaccaCTGGAAAAATTGATCCAATAA
- the LOC724519 gene encoding vacuolar protein sorting-associated protein 72 homolog isoform X2 translates to MALNRERRTNAGNKMAKLLNEEEEDDFYKTTYGGFDEVEQDHDYMEEDEAEDEVDSDFSIDENDEPISDTEQEGPKKKRRLVTKAYKEPKVQSQLPSKEKKVRQPRQRIFNESTERKSIRRSTAAKSAATQKRLSERNEHQKRRTRVIRHDTWKPTQEELLKEALQTEQINMKSLEKYQKLENEKKNTRTIRKAQTGPMIRYQSLAMPIMILSEVNYNKEEDKMNIEKDEKNTNFENKRPDETIENITVKPENGTKDITKKESSQSSNKSKYYYEQTKGYYERTFITFENEQLFSEAFKKSSIQKSPIKPLCAITRFPAKYLDPMTHLPYKNVQTFRLLREAYYQQLEARTDVNDTSQSPDLLRWLEWRQKNHGGLAQRNTVRLEPASASMLT, encoded by the exons atggCTTTGAATAGAGAACGGCGTACAAATGCAGGAAATAAAATGGCAAAGTTattaaatgaagaagaagaagatgatttTTACAAAACAACTTATGGAGGTTTTGATGAAGTGGAACAAGATCATGACTATat ggAGGAAGATGAAGCAGAAGATGAAGTAGATTCAGACTTTAGTATAGATGAAAATGATGAACCCATTTCTGATACCGAACAAGAGggaccaaaaaaaaaacgtagatTAGTTACAAAAGCTTACAAGGAACCTAAAGTTCAATCTCAATTACCatctaaagagaaaaaagttaGGCAACCAAGGCAAAGAATCTTTAATGAAAGTACAG aaagaaaatctatCCGTCGTTCTACTGCTGCTAAATCAGCTGCAACACAAAAAAGATTAAGTGAAAGAAATGAGCATCAAAAAAGGAGAACAAGAGTTATAAGACATGATACATGGAAACCTACTcaagaagaattattgaaagaagCATTACAAACTGAACAGattaatatgaaatcattAG aaaaatatcagaaattagaaaatgaaaagaaaaatactagAACTATAAGAAAAGCCCAAACAGGACCTATGATTAGATATCAATCATTAGCAATGCCTATTATGATACTTTCTGAGgtaaattacaataaagaggaagataaaatgaatatagaaaaagacgaaaaaaatacaaattttgaaaataaacgtCCAGATGAAACAATAGAAAA TATAACTGTAAAACCAGAAAATGGCACAAAAGATATtactaaaaaagaatcttctcAAAGTTCTAACaaaagcaaatattattatgaacaaACAAAAGGATATTATGAAAGAACTTTCAttacatttgaaaatgaacaattattttcagaagcattcaaaaaatcttcaataCAGAAATCACCAATAAAACCCTTATGTGCAATTACAAG gtttCCAGCAAAATATTTAGATCCTATGACTCATCTACCATATAAAAATGTGCAAACATTTCGACTATTGCGTGAAGCATATTATCAACAATTGGAAGCTCGAACAGATGTTAATGATACATCACAAAGCCCAGATTTATTACGATGGCTTGAATGGAGACAAAAGAATCATGGTGGTTTAGCTCAAAGGAATACAGTACGTCTTGAACCAGCATCCGCAAGTATGCtcacgtaa
- the LOC551301 gene encoding solute carrier family 25 member 40: protein MNKLSTIPPNLDLDDPRFRIKPYQQIIASCTGAFITSVFVTPLDVVKIRLQAQQKAMLSNKCFLYCNGLMDHLCPCLNGKGPIWAKGNGKFNGTVDALMKISKNEGILSLWSGLSPTLVLAVPATIVYFVSYEQLRLYFKDKYNRKNRKASTITMKQPFWIPMMAGAIARIWAATLVSPLELIRTKMQSQRLSYAEILQALKTVVKYSGVSGLWMGLSSTLLRDVPFSAIYWLHYETIKQKFHESQQTFTFNFTAGAIAGSIAAFLTIPFDVVKTHKQIEMGEKEIYSDNPGRSRGTWAIIRKIYKQNGVKGLFTGLIPRVIKVAPACAIMIATFEHGKRFFQVYNANQILQRESDIQLLKHKRKNVE from the exons atgaataaattaagtaCTATACCTCCAAACTTGGATCTGGATGATCCAAGATTTAGGATCAAACCTTATCAACAAATCATTGCTTCTTGCACTGGTGCTTTTATTACTTCAGTTTTtg TTACTCCCTTGGATGTGGTAAAAATTAGACTTCAAGCACAACAGAAAGCAATGCTTTctaataaatgttttctttattGTAATGGTTTAATGGACCATTTATGTCCTTGTTTAAATGGAAAAGGTCCAATATGGGCTaaaggaaatggaaaatttaatggtACAGTG gaTGCTCTTATGAAAATTAGTAAGAATGAAGGTATTCTTTCACTATGGAGTGGTTTAAGTCCTACTCTAGTTTTAGCAGTACCTGCAACTAtagtatattttgtttcatatgaacagttaagattatattttaag gataaatataatagaaaaaatagaaaagctAGTACAATTACAATGAAACAGCCATTTTGGATTCCTATGATGGCTGGAGCTATAGCACGTATTTGGGCTGCAACTTTAGTAAGCccattagaattaattagaacAAAGATGCAATCTCAAAGGTTAAGTTATGcag AAATTCTTCAAGCATTGAAAACTGTTGTAAAATATAGCGGTGTCTCTGGTTTATGGATGGGATTATCTAGTACTCTTTTACGTGATGTACCATTTAGTGCAATTTATTGGTTACATTATGAAACTATAAAGCAAAAATTTCACGAGTCACAAcaaacttttacttttaattttacagcAGGAGCTATAGCAGgatct atAGCTGCATTTTTAACAATCCCATTTGATGTAGTAAAGACACATAAACAAATAGAAATGggtgagaaagaaatttattcag ATAATCCAGGACGTAGTAGAGGAACATGGGCtataatacgaaaaatttataaacaaaatggaGTAAAAGGATTATTTACAGGACTAATTCCACGTGTAATTAAAGTAGCTCCAGCTTGTGCGATTATGATTGCAACATTTGAACATGGAAAACGGTTTTTTCAAGTATATAATGCTAATCAAATTCTTCAACGTGAAAGTGATATACAACTTCTAAAACACAAACGAAAAAACGTAGAATAA